A window of the Gossypium hirsutum isolate 1008001.06 chromosome A05, Gossypium_hirsutum_v2.1, whole genome shotgun sequence genome harbors these coding sequences:
- the LOC107902672 gene encoding uncharacterized protein — MVATRSNSFPRSSRQHPLATEVNEHLNRLRASKEASTSSSSSISHKLNGFQDLYDCVVKFLQLPLSHHDLAHECADELLDGSLRLLDLCSTAKDIVLQTKESANELQSALRRRKIGESEIVSEARKYISSRKVAKKTIHKALGNLKVIQRKNTVSPSETVSMLKEIEAVTCSMFEDLLSLISGPKPGSWLSVSKLLHQRRIACEDAARNVNEFEKVDVALKSFGITKSEIINLEIQNQLKDLELFIQDLEDGLECLFRCMIKARVSLLNILTL, encoded by the coding sequence ATGGTAGCCACTCGATCCAACAGTTTCCCCCGCTCATCTAGACAACACCCATTAGCAACAGAAGTTAATGAGCATTTGAATAGATTGAGGGCTTCTAAAGAGGCATctacttcatcatcatcatcaataagCCATAAACTAAATGGCTTTCAAGATTTGTATGATTGTGTTGTTAAGTTTCTTCAGCTGCCTCTGTCCCACCATGATTTAGCCCATGAATGTGCTGACGAGTTGTTGGATGGTTCTCTTAGACTCCTCGACCTTTGCAGCACTGCTAAAGATATTGTGCTGCAAACAAAAGAAAGCGCAAATGAACTTCAATCGGCTTTGCGTCGAAGGAAAATCGGTGAATCCGAGATTGTAAGTGAAGCAAGGAAATACATAAGCTCCAGGAAAGTTGCCAAAAAGACTATCCACAAGGCATTGGGAAACTTGAAGGTCATACAAAGGAAAAACACAGTCTCACCTTCTGAAACTGTTAGTATGCTGAAGGAGATTGAAGCTGTGACATGTTCTATGTTTGAGGATTTGTTATCTCTCATCTCCGGACCAAAGCCTGGAAGTTGGTTATCAGTTTCGAAACTATTGCATCAAAGAAGAATAGCGTGCGAAGATGCTGCAAGAAACGTGAATGAATTCGAAAAGGTTGATGTTGCTTTGAAATCCTTCGGAATAACCAAATCTGAGATCATAAATCTTGAGATTCAAAACCAGCTAAAAGACTTGGAGCTATTTATTCAAGATCTTGAAGATGGACTTGAATGCCTCTTCAGGTGTATGATCAAAGCAAGAGTTTCGCTTCTTAACATCCTTACCCTGTAA
- the LOC107905696 gene encoding protein PYRICULARIA ORYZAE RESISTANCE 21, with translation MADKHKVTIMVLTVDLRCRRCDLKVEKLLRKFPQIRDQTFNEKANTVTISVVCCNPEKVRDKLRYKGGFSIESIEIKPPPKSPARRDSSLPKPPATLPQKPPATLLRKPPETPVSSQLTAGTWAGFCCNACYHGQRGGPCYFGGPTPPPCYWTYSRPVYDRWGGGSYKYC, from the exons ATGGCCGACAAGCACAAG GTGACGATAATGGTGCTGACAGTCGACCTTCGGTGTCGTCGCTGCGACTTGAAAGTGGAGAAATTACTTCGTAAATTCCCTC AAATACGAGACCAGACATTCAACGAGAAGGCCAACACGGTGACCATCAGTGTGGTTTGCTGCAATCCGGAGAAGGTGAGGGACAAATTACGTTACAAGGGTGGCTTTTCCATCGAGAGCATTGAGATCAAACCACCTCCAAAATCACCAGCCAGACGGGATTCTTCACTGCCGAAACCACCAGCTACTTTACCGCAGAAACCACCAGCTACTTTACTCCGGAAACCACCAGAAACACCGGTTTCTTCACAGCTGACGGCTGGTACGTGGGCTGGATTTTGTTGCAATGCATGTTATCATGGCCAACGTGGGGGCCCTTGCTACTTTGGTGGACCAACACCACCTCCATGCTATTGGACTTATAGTAGGCCCGTTTATGATAGGTGGGGCGGCGGCAGCTACAAGTATTGTTAG
- the LOC107902439 gene encoding uncharacterized protein — translation MAASYHARSNSLPSRQHPIVSQIDDNLNRLRASQSASTSSSIGHDLNGLQDLHEYVDVLLQFPLTQQALVQEKQREMVEELLDGSLMLLDVCTTARDALLQTKECTQELQSILRRRRGAEGLANEFRKYLTSRKAMKKAICKALKNLKHIQNKLGTPGENGAVISILRDVEAVTISVLESVLSFISGAGAESKSSRWSLVSKLMHQKKVMCEEEQKANEILSAEAAVRSCIKSENMKHVENVQKELQSSELSIQDLEEGLETLSRRMIKTRVTVLNIISC, via the coding sequence ATGGCAGCCTCTTACCATGCTCGATCAAACAGCTTGCCCTCAAGGCAACACCCCATCGTTTCACAAATCGACGACAACTTGAACCGATTGAGGGCATCTCAATCAGCctctacatcatcatcaatagGCCACGATCTAAATGGTCTTCAGGATTTGCATGAATATGTTGATGTATTGCTTCAATTTCCCCTCACTCAACAAGCTCTAGTCCAAGAGAAGCAAAGGGAAATGGTTGAAGAGCTTTTGGATGGATCTCTCATGCTCTTGGATGTATGTACCACTGCTAGGGATGCCTTGTTGCAGACAAAAGAATGCACACAAGAGCTTCAATCAATTTTGCGCAGAAGACGTGGAGCCGAAGGGCTTGCTAATGAGTTTAGGAAATACTTAACATCTAGGAAAGCCATGAAAAAGGCAATCTGCAAGGCCTTAAAGAACTTGAAGCATATACAGAACAAACTCGGTACTCCTGGCGAGAATGGAGCTGTGATTAGCATCTTAAGAGACGTAGAAGCAGTTACCATCAGCGTGCTAGAGTCCGTATTGTCCTTTATTTCAGGGGCAGGGGCAGAATCAAAATCGAGCCGTTGGTCGCTGGTTTCGAAGCTAATGCACCAGAAGAAAGTAATGTGCGAGGAAGAACAGAAAGCAAATGAAATTTTGAGTGCTGAAGCTGCAGTGCGTTCCTGCATCAAATCCGAAAACATGAAGCATGTCGAGAACGTGCAAAAGGAGCTTCAAAGCTCAGAGTTGAGCATCCAAGATCTTGAAGAAGGCCTTGAAACCCTTTCCAGGCGTATGATCAAAACTAGAGTTACTGTTCTTAATATCATCAGCTGTTAA